In the genome of Arachis stenosperma cultivar V10309 chromosome 6, arast.V10309.gnm1.PFL2, whole genome shotgun sequence, the window TTTCTATTTCCCATTCTCGTTTTCcaaatttaaagtttttttttttcctttctaaATATTAAATGCTCATTTATCTAAATCATGCTTTGCAGGATCCTGAAGGTCTCTTCCCTTGTATCCTTGGCCATGAAGCTGCTGGGtgagtgattttttttttaatgaagagCATGTTTTGTTACATGGTATGATTTGAATGGTCCAGGTTGAACTTGGTTTTTGCTGCGCTAAAATCTGATGGTATAGGTTTTGTAGAAGTTATTGTTATAAAGTGATGATAAAATCTATATCATTAGATTATCTTGATCTAGGGTGCAccaactttatttttatttttttttccttctcacTGCATCATAACATTGTAACATTGGGTTGTGTGATTGTTGATTGAGGggattttgtttatttagtttatttatttatgggTGCAGAATTGTGGAGAGTGTTGGAGAAGGTGTTACTAATGTGCAGCCTGGAGATCATGTTATTCCATGTTACCAGGCTGAATGTGGTGAGTGCAAGTTCTGCAAATCTGGAAAAACAAACCTCTGTGGGAAGGTTCGTTCCGCCACTGGAGTTGGAGTGATGCTTAGTGACCGCAAAAGTCGTTTCTCTATCAATGGGAAGACCATTTATCATTTCATGGGAACTTCCACCTTCAGCCAGTACACTGTTGTTCATGATGTAAGTGTAGCTAAGATTGATCCAGCTGCTCCTTTGGATAAAGTTTGTCTTCTTGGTTGCGGTGTTCCAACCGGTAAGTGTTGTCTTTCTCCTTTTCGCAATTACAAAGTGTATTGAGATTATGTTGCCAAGGCCACTTGGTGAGCAAGCCCACGTGTTGGTTATTTGATTAATGCTCCATGCTCAATGGATTGTTGAAATGTGCTTGGACATTGATGTTAGGTTTGCCCATCGAGATGGATTTCGTACAATATAAGTCGTCAGCTTGAATAATTCAGAGTTTGAATTTGATGTAATGATGTCTAATTGACTTTTGCATCTTCTGGTTCATGTAGCCTATAATAGGACAAGGCTTAGTTTTTGTTGATCTCTCATGGAATCATCATTATCACCTGCCGTTGTTTAGATTCGATAAGAAAGTAGCCTAATAGCACTCCTAAGCTTCTTAACATGATTGTTTatcaattaatataattatccacaccccccccccccaaacaaaaaaaagaataatgCTGCTTGTTGGatattcattttctttttcctttctttcttccatTTGTTCTGGTTTTAGTGCTATATTTAGAAGACTACGGTTGAGTCATGCCTTCCTGTGCCTTGTTCTTTTATTGTTATGCATTTAAGAAAactgttattttttattttttagggCTTGGAGCTGTATGGAACACTGCAAAAGTTGAACCAGGGTCAATTGTTGCTGTTTTTGGCCTTGGAACTGTTGGTCTTGCTGTAAGTTTCTTTCCTGTAGTTAGTGTAGTAGTAAATGTATTGTTTGCTTGGTATCGAACTACCACTGCAATTGATTATTTTATACTTACAGGTTGCAGAGGGTGCAAAAAGTGCCGGTGCATCTCGTATTATTGGCATTGATATCGATAGCAAGAAATTTGATACAGGTAAATGTCTGAAACATATGCCCTTGATGTTGTGAAGTGATATGCTCCAAGGTTTCTTATTTCTAAGCAAGAGTGTTGTCTTACTGTGTGCAACTTTAAATACATGTTCTTCTGTTTACTTCtcttgctattttaccttgcaGCGAAGAACTTTGGAGTCACCGAGTTTATTAATCCTAAAGAACACGATAAACCAATTCAGCAGGTCATAGTTGATCTTACAGATGGCGGAGTTGATTATAGCTTTGAGTGCATTGGGAATGTCTCCGTCATGAGAGCTGCTCTGGAATGCTGCCACAAGGTGAACACTGCCGCAGCAGTGCCACATTGACTCAATTGTTCAAATATTACTCTAGATGGACATAACCATGAAAATATATGTTTTGCTGAAAAATTCCAGGGCTGGGGAACATCAGTTATCGTGGGTGTTGCAGCATCGGgccaagagatatctacccgCCCTT includes:
- the LOC130935537 gene encoding alcohol dehydrogenase class-3, with product MATQGQVITCKAAVAWEPNKPLSIEDVQVAPPQAGEVRVKILYTALCHTDAYTWSGKDPEGLFPCILGHEAAGIVESVGEGVTNVQPGDHVIPCYQAECGECKFCKSGKTNLCGKVRSATGVGVMLSDRKSRFSINGKTIYHFMGTSTFSQYTVVHDVSVAKIDPAAPLDKVCLLGCGVPTGLGAVWNTAKVEPGSIVAVFGLGTVGLAVAEGAKSAGASRIIGIDIDSKKFDTAKNFGVTEFINPKEHDKPIQQVIVDLTDGGVDYSFECIGNVSVMRAALECCHKGWGTSVIVGVAASGQEISTRPFQLVTGRVWKGTAFGGFKSRSQVPWLVEKYLKKEIKVDEYITHNLTLGEINKAFDLMHEGGCLRCVLSTDA